A single region of the Microlunatus panaciterrae genome encodes:
- a CDS encoding DUF1905 domain-containing protein, whose amino-acid sequence MEFVFTGRVIEWRGPSPFYFIPVPDKESSDIREVAAIATYGWGVIPVEARIGEVAFTTSLFPKNGGYLLPLKDAVRRPQGLSVDDQVQVEMTVRLT is encoded by the coding sequence ACCGGTCGAGTGATCGAATGGCGCGGGCCGTCGCCCTTCTACTTCATACCCGTGCCGGACAAGGAATCCTCCGATATTCGCGAGGTGGCCGCCATCGCCACGTACGGTTGGGGCGTCATCCCGGTTGAAGCGCGGATCGGCGAGGTCGCGTTCACCACGTCCCTGTTCCCCAAGAACGGCGGTTACCTGCTGCCGCTCAAGGATGCCGTGCGCAGGCCGCAGGGCCTTTCGGTAGATGACCAGGTGCAGGTAGAGATGACTGTTCGCCTCACCTGA